In Sphingobacterium sp. R2, the genomic stretch ATAATCTGTTAATGTATCAGCAACTTCATTATTGGTATTACCCGGATCTGGAAGAGAAATTGATTCTATATTATCCTTAATAAATACCAAAACAGAACGTAACTTATCCCAAAGACCACCTTCAATCGCTAGCTTATCGAATGCTTTTATAACAATAAGCTCTATAAGAAATGACTTAGGATAATTCTGGTTTGTATGCTTCTTCCAAACCTTTAAAAGCCTGATGATATTACGAACGGACGTACGATCATCCCCACTTTGTCTTATATGGTCGACTTGTTTGCGTACATTGGAGCGGATATAATCACTTCCTTGCTCAAGATTGCCAAATTGCGAATACACATATAAGTTCAGCTTTTCATCCTCCACATACTGGCCTTGATTTAATTCTCTACCTGGCACTATATCTATTTTTACTACCTCTCCGTCAACGTCAGGGAAGAATTCTATTCCAATAGATACTTTTTGTTTACGAACGTGCGCCTCTCCATTAAATTCCTCATATAAAAAGTCGTACACCGCTTCATACATTTCCTCCAATGTACTAAAGGCGTTGCGTTTAAAAGGGGCCATTAAATCGAAATCAAATTTGAGATTAATTGCTGTATGCTTGGCAAATGAGCCAGAATTAAAAGGAGAATATAAATTATCCCCAAATCTTCCCTTGAGGCGGTCCTTTATTGTGTCTCTCTTTTCTTTGAACTTATCTAATAGCCCCTCTTCCTTACTTACCTTATGGGAGCTCAATACATCCCATAAGTAACTACTTCTATCAGTTGCCATTTATCACCTCCTTCTCGCTCTCCTCATTATTATTTGTACTACTTTTCTCCTTTGAGCTGGTATATCTAGGTGTAACACTGGTGAGAACACCTGCTAGCATTACCAAACCCCAATAGTCCTTATCCGCATAAATCATATATGCAGATATCAAAATCAAAAGAATTGACACTAAATTGTAACTAATGTACTTCATTTTATTTCTCCCTCCTTACTCCTTTAAACTTACCACCAGATGTTTTCACATCCATAAATTGTCCTGTTTGTGTATCACGCTTCGTCCATAATCCTGTTGTTGGATTTTGAGACTGCGTACGCCCACCGACGTATCCGTGACGACGATTGTCACCCGATTTGCCATTTCCAGCCATAACTTTTTTAGCTTTGAAATTTTAACCATTGCTTATACCAGACCATATTGAATATCTTTTTGCAAAAAAATACATACGGATAATCAAGGCGATCTTGCTTAAGCTTTATTTAATCCCAGAAATAACGTGATTTGTACTTAGGAAACCGGTCAGCGTGTAACCCCGGCTGTGACTAGAAAGAGAAAGTATAATTGCGGTTTTTCCGCAAAAAATTTTGATTATGCAAAACAAAAAGCTTTATTTTGCGTTCAAATAAAAGAACAATTACTTTCGTCTTGGCTTTCTAGCCACGGATGATACAAAAGAGCTAAGAGGTCGAAGACTTAGCTCTTTTTTTTATACCATCCTCCCACATCTATCCATATCTCATTTTCATACTACTAATTATTTTATTATTAACCTATCAGTTACAAACAAAATTACTAAAATTTAAATCACCATTTCCTACAAACAAGATGGAAGTTTTCCACATTAATCAACATCTAGCAACTCAAAGTATTCCACCATTAAATGAACTGTTGTATATGGATTGCGATCAACTATTCCCCTATCTTGCATTCTTCTATAAAGCCGTACAGCTCTTTCTTTTGCTGCAGGTAAATGCATATATAAAGATTTGAAATGGTTAAGCTTAGTTTTGTGATAACCAGGCCAAAGTCGCATCAAGTTACGCAAACAATCTTCACCACTTCCAAATGCTCTACCACAATCCTCAAAATGCAATGTAAACCAAAACTCCAGACTAATTGCAGAATAAGCAACCTGAAAGCCCTCTAACTCGCAAATATCAAAAGCTTCAACTAAATGAGGTGAATTATCATGATCGAAAAATAACCAAACACAATCGTAGGCATTTTTTTCTTTATAAGCTTTAGTAGCTTTTCTCTTCGCTTCTTTCGCTAAACTACGGGGGTCATTCTGTTTATGCTGAACGATTTCTATAGTTACCATCCGTTGCCGCTCACGCGAAAGGCTAGCCTGCAGAGCACGAGCATAGATATACTCGGTCGTTCCCTCACATAATACCAATATTCGTTTATTAATCCCCCTAGCCATTTCGAAATATTAGTCCTGCATAGCAATTAATAACTCCATATCATTAATAATTGGCGTTGCTCCAAAACGCCCAGTAATATACCACTTATCTAAAGGCGTATTTAGACGAACGCCCTCCATATCCGAACAACGGAACAGAATACTTTCTCCGTATTCGTTCTTTTCAGTAAACCAAACTTGATCCCTAC encodes the following:
- a CDS encoding nucleotidyltransferase, with the translated sequence MATDRSSYLWDVLSSHKVSKEEGLLDKFKEKRDTIKDRLKGRFGDNLYSPFNSGSFAKHTAINLKFDFDLMAPFKRNAFSTLEEMYEAVYDFLYEEFNGEAHVRKQKVSIGIEFFPDVDGEVVKIDIVPGRELNQGQYVEDEKLNLYVYSQFGNLEQGSDYIRSNVRKQVDHIRQSGDDRTSVRNIIRLLKVWKKHTNQNYPKSFLIELIVIKAFDKLAIEGGLWDKLRSVLVFIKDNIESISLPDPGNTNNEVADTLTDYEKKSLSSDFAYLIERIDESSDLIKLYFPINEKFPPEETYGSNGDSRSVPPPVKFG
- a CDS encoding RloB family protein → MARGINKRILVLCEGTTEYIYARALQASLSRERQRMVTIEIVQHKQNDPRSLAKEAKRKATKAYKEKNAYDCVWLFFDHDNSPHLVEAFDICELEGFQVAYSAISLEFWFTLHFEDCGRAFGSGEDCLRNLMRLWPGYHKTKLNHFKSLYMHLPAAKERAVRLYRRMQDRGIVDRNPYTTVHLMVEYFELLDVD